The Silene latifolia isolate original U9 population chromosome X, ASM4854445v1, whole genome shotgun sequence genome contains the following window.
aaggtttagttttggttttactgtaacactgttgtactacgaacaatctttgtttaaggaaaagggtttagggttggattaggagcGTTTTTTGACAATTTTAAACATAGTTACATAATCGTTGTTCAATTTAATATACCACAATTCAAATAGTAAATTGGACAATTAACGGAATTAAGATGTCATTCATAAAAAACAAGTGTTACAAACACTGATTACAAACGAAACACTTAGAAACGAATGTGATAGTTAACTTAAATATAAGCTGTCACGATGAAGCATAAGCGTAATGATAAAGGAAATATTAAATCTTTTACTCCCTTCTTAGTCGTTTATTCACGGGAGGAGAATGAATTTGCTTTTTCGCCCTCTAGCAACTCCTTTTGATTATTCTGTAACCTTCCATCTCTTCAATAGCTTTGACAACAAGAGGCCACTTCCTATTAATCGAAGGGTTGAGTTTAGCATATGACTCCCTAAGAGTTGTAACACCAAGGAGAAATTGACGGTCTAAATCGGTTTGAGTGTACTTCTTGACTTATTTTCTTCTATTTGTTTCCCAATACACTTGTTTTCCGCCATCGAAACTTGATATGAGCTTGCATTTTCCAAGTCATTTTCAAGCACTTGTACTCGTTCCACCATTTCTATTACCTTACAATCGGATGATATAACTCGCTCAAGTAATGAATCTCTATGCCTTGTCATTTCTTCCAGTTCAAACTTGGTGTCTTCTAGTTTCCTTTGAATTCGTtccatttttctcttcttttgcaacaaaaaaaaaaaaaaaaaaaaaaaaaaaacctattaaaacagaaaaaaaaaaaactgttttccCTAAATTAGAGAAAACAAAATCTATTTATAAACAAACATAAACTGTTTTCCCTCAATTAGAGCAAGGTTTTTAATATTACAaaagatttaaaaaaaattagacatgaaaaacctttgaatttgtcttggctttttttttgtttagaaaatgaagtgtaaatgttgaatgaaaatgagattatttatagataaCTGAAAAAAACAgaacaattttaaaaaaaaaaaaaaaaataatcgcCTTGAAACACGTCACTTTGAACAAAGTGCAAAACATTTTAGAAAGATAAGCTGCTTGCAGTTGATTGTagaattcaaagcgtcaaaaCCGTCATTACTGATAACATAATTGTGCTTTTTTACAATGAcattatttatagataattgtgaaaaacaaaacagttatttttaaaaaaaaaaattaagcgcTTTAAAAACCACTTTTATTAACGCTTTGTAAAACTGTTTTTAAATGATGATTGATGTTAACCACGTGCATGTTCCCCATAATTAAGTCCAGTTATAAATGTTGCAGAGTGGagaattcaaagcgtcaaaatctttttattataattttcatttattactatcacagtgttacagtaacattattttcattttgtctcgactttttttgtttaaaaaaaaaacacttaacattttaaaaactgttttcaaaattaaatgctttaaacaAACAGTTAATTTTTGAATTCCACAGACAAAATCGGACATGAAACTTATCCAACCCATGTTTCGTATTCCCTATGAAGTGCGATTTATAAATTTTGCAAGAGTGAAGAATACAAaacgtcaaattatgttttctcttttcACTCTTGAAACTGTCACACTGTTACAGTAACATAGTTAATGAATTCTGCATATAATAAGTTACTGTTACAGTAACAAacttatttgtaatatattccaaaatattcGAAAATATGTTCCTTTGTCTATGATGACCACTATTACGTTGTTAAAGTAACATTGTTTTAGAGTACATCACTTGATTTTAACTTTAAAACGAAGTACAGGCATTTCGGTGTTGAGTGGCTTCGGTTCATTCTCAATCGGTGGTTCTTTGTTTGACAATTCatcttccgttgccttccctttgaGCATTCTAGCCGCTTCCCTCCTTGCAGCTATATATATATCGGCCGattgttttctttgatttttgaaaatttcaacaAAACGTCAACAATTCAACCCGTATTTTGTTGATGTCGACCATGAGCAAACATGCGACAATTTGGGAAGCACATGCCCGCCGATAAAATGTGTTGTTGAGCAAAGAAGACTTGTTTGCATATCCCAAAAAATTGGAGATTTGTCATAGTGATACTGGTGACTCTTCAAATACGGAAGCCCGTTTCTGCCATTTAAACTTCACATTTACCACAGGATAGCGGAGCATTTCAGTTACCCTCACGTCGCCCTTTGTGTCCAGGTAGTCACTCATGCAACCGGCCTGTCAGAAACAGAACATTAATTTCCTTTTACTATCAACTAAGAAATCTGTGTAATCAACAATGTTACAGTATAGGTGTGTAAGAACATCGAAACAACATAATAACGTTACGTTAAAGATACGTATTCTTTGTAACACGAAATCGAAATCGAAACTAAAAGCGTAAACATACAATTCGACAACTCGGGGGACTTACTGCTTTTGCCATTGCGATGTCGTAAGTGAATGAAGACTCCCGATTAGCATACGATTATTTATCGATCACACTAATCTCTTTGTTGAGGAAATTAATACACACACAGAAGTAGTGATAGCCAGCCAAACAAGGTATAAAAATAAGTTCGGCATCAAGTCTGTAATTTGCCTTGCTCGCGTTGATGAAATTATCCCAAATTTCAAACAACTCGTTCTTTATATCGATTCGTTCACTATCCTCGCATCACGACCCGAGAGAGCATCTTTgtagtttttaaaaaaaaaaaaaatgtaagggtTAGATTTCCCTTGTAAAAGAATCATATGTTCTTGAACAGAAGCAGACATTTAACACCGATGCAACTTACCATGTGACCTAGTCCTAAGTAAAGTATGGTTGGCCCTGCTGCCCTTGTGCCTCTTTTGCTGTTCTCGACATAATTCAAGAGTAGAGACCAGCATTCAAACACCATCCAATTTGTGTGACTCCTAGGACGTAGTGAGAGTatatcagctcttgtcaacctccTGTTGTCTCCAAACGCAGCCAGGATCTCACTGTTACAGAACCATAAGAGTCAGATTACTCAAGAGTTTTCGCAGAAACAGTGTAACATAAACAGTGTTTAAAAACCAGTTTTACAGAAACAGTGTCACAGTAACACTTTCACAGTAACAACAAGTATTTTACCTTTTGTGGAAGTCGATATCATCCATAAACGCATAATCAAGAACGTGCCTTCTCAGATTAGTTGTCTTTGGACAATGATTTCGATTTGCTCTCATAAATTCAGAGACTAGGAATATATCACCGTCAATTTCACCGTCACCTAGAGAACATCCCATAACATCAtctttatgaaatttaaatattATCTCCTCATCTTCACCAATTGCTCTAGGAGAATGCTTGTAAGCAACCGACTTCACCCTCGGCTGTTTGGGCTCTTCCCCTTTTTGTTTTTCCTGTGGCTTCTTtgttttttcctcttcctttttttcctcttcctttttttccttcttctcttccaGCCTTCTTTTTTTCGTGACTTTTCCTTCAATTGTTCCCTTTCATTCTGAATTTTGATATCCTCCCTTGCACCTCTTTTCGTACTTGATTCAAGTCGCTAAGAACAAGTATTGCACATATTTCAGCACGGTACAACATTCTTTTCCGTTCATCCCCACTCGAGTCAAAAACCTTCCCCGTGTAGAAAGCCATGTGCATCATCATGAAAACCCCACAATCCACGTTTTTGCGTGCTCTGCCATTTAAATTTCACATTCTTAAGTGGGAAACTTTCCACTTTGGAGCCTTTTGCAATTTGCATTTCTAACAACATTTTCCCCATGATATTTTTGCACAAAAAGTAATCATTCTTTGTATCTATATTCTTGTAACTATGATTGCCAAATTTATTAATGGAAATTTAAAGGTATAACATTGTCACTGTAAGTAGAGAAACTTAccgcatttcttgccatttttgcttTTCGGGATCTGGCATATAAGGGTTTGTTGTCTAGGTAGTCAACGGTTTTCGACATGAAATTTATGCAAGCACAGAAAAAGTGGTCCTCCAGAATGAGTGGAATGAATATCGCAATTAAGCGGAGATATATATCATTGCTAAACAGAATTTCTATACACTCTActtatataagaataaaaaaaaaaaaaattaatattaacGGTAATGTGGTTTACCATATCACATCGAAATTCGGTGGACTCTTGTTGTATTTGATCCATTTGTGTGAAGGATGACAAAACTTCACTTTCTAAATGTCATTGCATTTTGAATGGGTTTTCCAAGAGCCATCGTTGCTAATGCGtcctacaaaaataaatataaatacaaagtcaataaacattatagaaacacaaaatcaataagaataaaaatttatttattacaGTAACATACAGATTGacccaagcccatgaagatcctcAATGGTGTATCACTTGCTACCTTTCTGGAGATGAGGTCATTCAGCAACATTGACCAACATTCAGTGACCATTATATAAATAAGCTCACCAGGAGCCAATGAAGTTAAATCTTCCCTTGGAATGAAGTGATACTTCCCATACGAGACAAGCCTTTCCCTGTTGGACAATGAGATGTAATAGTCAGAACACCTTTTAATAGAGTAACAGTTTAACAGTAACAACTATTCAGTTGAAACAGTATTCACTTGCAAAGTAAAACGTTTTGTTTATCACAGTGCAAGAGTAAATAAAGTACTCACGTATCTGAGAGGTTCTCGTCATCGTCGATAAAACAATAGtcaattgtttctttcctaacTTCAAGAATAGGCGCCATTATCTCCTTGTGTTTTATCATACTCTTGGACACAAGTGTTAGATCCGGAGCTGGTAGGCCACATTCGATTGTGCAGCCGTAGCGAGGATCCATCACGCGCATCCAGTCTTCAGTTGTTTCGACATGTAACAAATAGTGGTCGCCAGTATCTTCGTCGTAATTGTCATACAGGATCTCATCACTGCAATCATCGACAATATCAACTtcatcatcgtcgtcatcttctCGCTACCCGACCGCCTTTGAGTAGTTATTGGTTCATCGTCGCCTAAATTGTCTCATCATCGGCCTCTTTGGGTTTTTCTCCTTCCTCGCCTTTTTCATCATTCCCATCGGCGTCTTCATTACCAGTTGCTTCATCCTCCTTACTGTTATCTTCGTTTTTATCGCCAGCATTGTCTTCATCTTTATCATCATCGTTCTCTTCATCTGGTTTTTCATTcccatcatcctcttcatctttaTCGTCATCTTCCTTTTCATTTCCCTCACTGGTTGGTTGGTCAACAACCTGGCACGATGCATCATCATCGGCCTCTTCCTTGTTATCGTGGCACAAGTAATTGAATTAaatataaattactaatgttttcgGATCAACAATGTCTCATAGTTATACTAACGGTATTTATTGTAAAATTACCTTGAAGATCCTTCTTGGTTTGCCTCGATCGTTAGGTTCTCTTGACTTGGCCCGATGCATCATCTTCGGCCTCTTCGTTGTCATCTGTGTAGCAGATAAttgaatatatatatctttgTAAACTTCGATAAAACTACGACACGAATGAGCGTTAATATAACGAGTGTTACGATACAGTGCTAACGATGTTACATCGCTAATACAACGAGTGCAAATAGATTTCTCTATTACCTTCGGGAGATCCTTCTTTAGTGCCTCATTGGTGGGTTGTCTTGAGGCTTGCACGATTCATCAACTTCCGCCTCTTCCTCGTCATCTCGTGTCACGGGTAATTggattcaatatatattaacaattttTCTTTGAACCAAAAAAGGTACAATAGATAAAGCGTAAACTTCGTTAAAACTACGTCAAGAATAACATTGTTACTATAACCGTATTCTGATACTTGCAGTGCTAATGAGTGTTACATCGGTAATACAACGAGTTTAAATAGATTCCTCAATTACCTTCAGGAGATGGCTCTTCACCTGCCTCACTAGTTGGGTTATCTTGGTGGCTTTGATGCATCACCTTCGGCCTCTGCCTTGTCATCGTGTAGTGAGATAATGAATGAAAATATATTactaaattgtttgttaaaaaAGCACCCCGAATGAAAGGCTATAATGACATTACACTATTACCTTCACCGATTTCATCTTACGGCTCGCTAGTTGTTTTGTCACCCTGCCCGGATGCATCATATTCATCAGCATCATCGTTTTCATCTAAAAGGAAAGTAAttgattattagtaattatttgtaaaatgaaaactcTATAACAGCGATCATGTAACAGTGTTAGTGCAAGTGATTAGATTATTGTAGTATTGTTACTATATTACCTTCATCAGATGCATCTTCATCATCCTCGCCACTCCCCTCTTTgtcgtcttcattttcttcttctttatcatcctcctcctcttcatctccgtcatcctCTTGACCTTTGCCAGATTCATCCTCCTCATCTGCATCATCGTCTTCATCTGCATCATCCTTTTCCTctgcatcatcctcttcatctgcatcacaagtaagtaattgaatattatattactaactattaatatatataaaatattacaGTAACAGTGTTATTGTAAAAGTATAACTAAAAGTAATAACAGTAACACTGTTACTCGATCTATTACCTTCACCAGATTGGCTTTCAGCATCCTTTACATCctcctctttgtcctcttggtcttcttcctcttcatcctccttttccttttcatcctcttcatcgtcttcctcctcatcggcactttcttcatcgttaTCTATGTCCGTGCCACCCTCTTGAAGACTCTTGTTTTTAAGACGACTCTCAACATCGCCGCCATCGTCAtccccgtcctcatcatcatcctctgCATCATCAGTCCCGTCATCATCATTGCCATCATCAGTCCCGTCATCATCGTTGCCATCATCAGTCCCGTCCTCATCGTCACTTTCCACTCCGTCCTCCATCTCATCTTGCCTGTCCTCGTCATGAacctcttcatcatcttcttcatgatGTTGCTCACTTAAACTGCTCAATACTTCCTTTACCAGGGATTTCGACTTAAGCGTCCTAGGACTTTTCTCTGTTGGAAATGGTTCCAACTTCCTCGACTTTGGACCTTGTATATACCGGGAAGTCATTCGCCCTCCTCTTCAACGATTGAGCCTTTCGCACAACATCTTCGGCATATTTAAGGTATTCAGGCTTTAGTGGTGATTTTTTTCGCTTTGATTCGAAAACCTTGATCATTTTGAGCAAATCTCTCGTGAACAAGGTTGGAATCCCTCCTATACATCAGCAACATCAGCTCGGTGTCCTAAGTCAATAAaccaaaaagaaagaaatgaattAGATACCAGATTTGGGAGTTGTAACAATTGCAgacaattaaatttataaaaacaactcacatcaacagctttttccttcaactcggcatctgtttcaatgcCAGGAAGCTTCTCCATCAAGATGTACTCCCTTCCCTCATTACTCTTAAGAAAAAGCGGCTCGTCGTCATCCTCACCTTCATCGATTCTCGCCCATCATATTTACGAGAAAcatattagtaattagtaattaatattaataattaacaatataGTAAGGTAATGATAATATTATTACAAAGGTAAAGCCATTACGATAACGATATCACGGTGACCATATTACGGTGACGATATTACATCGATGCGTGCCACATTACCTTCATTTGGGATCCCTTGCCAAGGCAAATAGGATAGACAGTTTCTGACATCTCATTAGTTCCTAGACAACCaatctttccttcgtctttgaCTCTTTTTGAAAGATTTTCATCATGTCCAATCTTTGTATCGAGGTAAGTCGGTTGGTTGTACCTCGCCATGGAACTCAAACTGGTGAATGTAGGCCAACAGCAGCACCACAATACACCCACAAAGACACTTAACCGTTCTTGTCTTCAACCCCTTGACACCCTCTACTACCTTCTCATAGACATACTTTGACcaattaaaaccttttattttttcaacATCGTCCCATGACCTTCAACGATCTGAAATCACGAGAATAATTTGGAGTCGGCGCTAAAAAAGTGGAGAGCGCATAAAGAACGAACATCTGCTTGAACTCATCACCGTTGGCACCCTTGTTATTCTTAAACCAACTAGTCACCAAATCTAGCTTGATGTTTGTCTTTGTAGAGATGTTGAACTTCCTTCTCCATTTGTTTTTAACTCGGTGTCCTCGGCATGGGATCGCGACCGGTCGGTCAAGACCACATTATTACCCTTCACCGGCGGTAAAAATAGGTCATGAACATCATACGTGATGAAAGACAAACTCCTCTGTTTGATTACATGAACCTTCAAACTGTCGCAATCAAAAGCCTCAACAAGCAAGTCTGTTAGCCGGAAGGGACTACGATATATTCATCTTCAATAGTCCTCCAAAACCAATTTCTTTAATGGCTTTCTTTTGCTTTACGGTAAACTTGCTCATAACATCAACCAACGATGGGCCTCGCACTTAGTTGGGTATTTATCCGCCTGTATTAAGGAAGTGTAAATTAGCACCTTTGCTTAAAAGCAGTGTGACACTATTTTATGCCAACAAACCAAAGAAGAAAGCAACAAAACAAGGATACGAAAGTTATTCGTAACACTGAAACTTTAAAcaactcaacacgacgaacaaataaatcagtagaaaggagaacggtaacacacattaattgctcatttattacaaattattaaccctaattttgaatcgaaaaactagaacgcagaaaatcaattactcacttcgagcaaaacagttaggataaatttattacgaatcagtataatcgacacaaacaacaacaataacaagaagAACAGCAACAAGCTaattttttaatggaaaattAATTTCCTTCTAAGATCAATTAACAAACAAGTATAATCGACAATGTTACAAAGACATCATTACGGTAGCACTTAAACAAACATAAAAATGTTACAAAGATAGGTGTTACTGTAACAATGAAACTGAAACTGAAACTTTAAACATACAAGTTTTGGCAACTAGAAAGACACATACTTTTTTAAGACCTCTTCTTTTTCAGCCTTCACCACCGTCTTGGCTGGTCTCTTCTCTGTTTTAGCCCTCTTCGACATTTTGGAGCTGACGCTCGAGTCATCCGAAACCTCATAATCTCTATCACTTTCATCTTCAGATGACATGGGCTTATCTCTAGGTCTCTTTTTTGTTACTCGTACTGGTTTCTTTGTTTCGCCACCTTTTTGCACTGCGTTTGTCGGTTTTTTTTTGAGACACCTTCACGCTCTCTTTCTTGCTTACTAGCTTTTCTGCTATTGGCTCTTTTTGCATTTGAAACTTTCTTTTTGGTACAACCTTCTCCGCCATCTTTTGTTTGGGCACCTTCTTTGCCACCTCTTCTGTCACCAACTCTGCAGATTTGGCGTTCTTTGTTTTCGGGTCGACCCTTTATTCTGATAACTTTTTTGGGCACctcttcttttgtctcctttgcaaCCGATTTTGATTGCTTAGTCGCTGCCTTTGACGTTGGCACAGTTGCTGCCTTTTGAGGAGGTGCACTTGCTTGCTTCTCAATGGGCACCGATTGCTCCTTCAACAACACTGGAACATCATGCGACGGCTTTTCTGCTGCCTTCTTCCTGGTCACATTGGTTTCTTTTTTACTTTGCTGGATCGGAACATTCGCAGCCTGCTCCTTTGTACTTCTTCTTTGGTGGCTTAAGGACCTTTTCAAGAGGGCACCTTACTTTCCTTCACCGGCACCTTTTTTGAAGGAGCGGTGTTGCACAGCGTAGACTCTCTGTAGGCACCTTCGTCGCCTTTTCATTTGTAGGATTTGAAAGCTTTTAGTGTCCGCATCTTCTTAGTCGGCTTTGGCAAGTTCTCTGTCGGCACCTTTTTGCTCTGTGGCTTCTACGATGCGGCCACTTTAGCCTTTTTAGTGGTAGCCGATTTCTCGGTACCTCTTCTTTCCGACattgttattttcaaaaattaaaatcgaagtttacaataacaatataaaagacaacaattaaattgaaaaggaatgatggtagtcaagtcgttgaagaaatgacaaatggaATACGAATAATGGCGGTCGAATAATTTTTTAAAGATCAATTGATTCTGTTTTACTGTAACAATGAGACAATATATCATAAACCCTAATAGTAGTGACTTGCGGTCGAGCAAAGATTTGTAGACACATACTCAGATGCATGAGATGCTTCGACTTCCTTCGTGTCTTTGTTGGttttgatggcttcgtgttggcaCCTTTTTGCTAGGTGTCTTCTTCTCGATCTTTGCTACTTTTGCCTTCTTCGTCGCATGGTGATTTTCGGGCACCTCCGCTTTCCGACATTgtttttccaaaaatcaaaatcgaataaGATTAAAAGTAAATCAATTACAGCTACTACACTGATAGGTAATGATCTTTGCTCTTTAAAAGGATAGGGGTAGTATCGTTTATTCTTTATGTATCGTTGTTACGATAACATTGTTAATGTATATatgttgagaaatattataaacttcaggaaaagggacatttcatgcaaatcactaacaactcaacacaacgaaGAGTTATAGGGACATCGATCCGCATGAGATGTTTCAACGTTTTCGTTCTTTGGCATTTTGGAAGGCACGTGTCGGCGCTTTTTGCTCTGTTGTCTTTTCCGAAgcttccactttagccttcttcTCGACAAAGCAGATTTCTCGATTACTAAATGCCTTTCgacattgtttatcaaaaaaccaaaacagaataacattaaaactaaaacaattacgcTATTAATGACGagaatgatggtggacgagtcGACAAAAAATGTGGAATGGAacaagaatgatagtatcctcatAGAATGAGACAGGTGTTGAAgtattgtcaaacaattgttttgTTATAAAATTACTGATAACATCTTTATTCTGAAAGCAATTCGCCCTTCAAAAggataggggatacacttttactcACGATAGTGTAATGATAACATTGTCAATGTAGATCGTTGAGAAATATTATTAATTTCgggaaaagggacatttcatgcaaatcagCTCAGCACGACGAAGAGTTATAGGGACATACTGATCGGCATGAGATGCTTCGACGTTTTTTCGTGCCGACGGTTTGGAAGGCTTCGTGTCGGCGCTTTTTGCTCATTGTCTTTTCCGATgcttccactttagccttcttcGACGTCGATTTTTGGTACTACCTCGCTTTCCGAgattgtttatcaaaaaaccaaaacagaataacattaaaactaaaacaattacggCTATTACACTTTGAAGAggaatgatggtggacgagtcttagaaagaatgtggaatggaataagaatgatagtatcctcacagaatgagacagtgttacaatattgtcaaacaattgttttgatataaaacTACAAAGAACATCATTATTGAGACGCAATTGCTACTCTTTAAAAcgataggggatacacttttactaTGACAGTTTTACAAAGATATATTATTCTTGTAGATTTGTTCGAAATTTTATTAACCGGGAAAATGAAAATTCCCGCAAATCACAAAtaactcaacacgacgaacaaataattcaatcgaaagcagaacggtaatacacattaattgctcatttattacaaattattaaccctaattttgaagcgaaaaactagaacgcagaaAATCAGTTACTCTCTTCGAGCAAAACAAAGAAGATTAACAACAAGAacgtaataacctaatttttttctgaaaactcaatttctttcttcgatcaattaataaacgtttcaaatcactataatcgagactaacaacaacaacaataacaacaacaacaacaacaacagtaataacctaattttttactgaaaactcaatttctttcttcgatcaattaataaacgcttcaaatcactataatcaagactaacaacaacaagaataacaacaacaacaataataacttaatttttcgcggaaaaatcaatttcctgctttgaGCAAAATAAGAACCCTA
Protein-coding sequences here:
- the LOC141618005 gene encoding uncharacterized protein LOC141618005, whose protein sequence is MTSRYIQGPKSRKLEPFPTEKSPRTLKSKSLVKEVLSSLSEQHHEEDDEEVHDEDRQDEMEDGVESDDEDGTDDGNDDDGTDDGNDDDGTDDAEDDDEDGDDDGGDVESRLKNKSLQEGGTDIDNDEESADEEEDDEEDEKEKEDEEEEDQEDKEEDVKDAESQSGEDEEDDAEEKDDADEDDDADEEDESGKGQEDDGDEEEEDDKEEENEDDKEGSGEDDEDASDEDENDDADEYDASGQGDKTTSEPFIEVYKDIYIQLSATQMTTKRPKMMHRAKSREPNDRGKPRRIFKEEADDDASCQVVDQPTSEGNEKEDDDKDEEDDGNEKPDEENDDDKDEDNAGDKNEDNSKEDEATGNEDADGNDEKGEEGEKPKEADDETI